The region CTGAGGAAAGAAAAGCCATCTGTTGATATCTTAGCCTAGTATGTAGATTGCGAAATAAAAGATACCATTTTAAGACCGTCATTGCGATAAGTGAATCAACGAAGAGATTCAAAAGACAAATGTCTCTAACGCAATGCAGGGGTCTTTAGTCTGCTTTATCATATTATTTGTAATTTTATTACTAGCATGCGTACTGGATTTTAAGTTTTTCCGCAATACTGCTGTCAGTTGTAACAAGTGCATCTGAGCGACCAACAGGCAAAGAACTGTTTCCGATAGGAGCCATAAGCTTTTTGATTTCCTGATCTGTTGCTATGAAATAATTTACAATATTTTCGGCAACTTTATCAATATCAAGTCGCTTCACAAGTACGGGATTTTGCGTGCAAATTCCTACAGGACAAAGTCCTGTATTGCAGGCATTGCATTTTCCATAATCATTGCCTACACATCCTGCAATTTGAAGCAATAATTTGCCTGTAAATACGCCATTTGCACCAAGACAAATCATTTTAAAGGCATCAGCTGCAAGATTTCCATGCATGCCAAGTCCGCCTGCTGCCCAGAGAGGGATTTGTCCCTGTTTTCCCTGATGCACTGCCCCCAGATAGCAATCCCTTAACTTTGAAAGTATCGGATGACCTGTGTGGTTAAGTGAAATTTCGTGTGCAGCGCCCGTTCCACCGAAAATACCATCGAGGAAAAATCCGCCGACAATATTATATGGATCTCTTAAAAGATTATTATATACAGAAATGCTTGTTACACTTGCAGAAACCTTGATTGCAACAGGAACTCTAAACTTAAATGCGGCATTTAAGGAAAGAAACATCTTCTGAACGCTTTCTTCAATGGAATAAAGTCCCTGATGGTTTGGCGGACTGAGAAGATCAGCTTTTGGAACGCCTCTGATTTCCTGAATATGCCTGGCAACTTTTTTTGCCTGTAAAAGTCCGCCATCACCTGGTTTTGCCCCCTGCCCTATTTTAATAAGAACACCAGCCGGGTCTTCTACCATATCCGGCATTGCGTTTATAATTCTATTCCAGCCAAAATGGCCTGAAGCTATTTGAAGAATCATATATTTTAAATATCTTGATTTCAACAGTCTTATAGGCATACCGCCTTCTCCTGAACACATGCGGATAGGGATTCCGAGTTCTTCGTTCATATAAGCGGTAGCAATTGCAAGAGCTTCCCACATCCTGCCTGAAAGCGCGCCAATTGACATATCCCCGAGAATTATCGGATAAATCCATCTTACGGGAGGCAAGTTGGTATTAAGCTCCAAATGCCCGTTTAAATTTTGAAAAGGTATTTGTTCAGGGGGAAGCACCCTTCCGAACGGAGCAAGCATTTCAAAAGTATGCCTTTGAGCATCAAGAGAAGGATCAGTCATTTGGGAGATACGACCAATTTTAATTTTATCAAGAGCTCTTGGTGAAGTGTGCAAGTTGCTTCTTCCGCCCCTTTTATAAGAATCTCCAGTATATGCTCTTACTTTCATGGCAAATTTTTCATCGGGATTTCTTACAGGTTTAATAGCTTCATTTGGACAGACTTTTTCGCAAATTCCACAACCACGGCAAAAATTTTGTATATTAATATTTTGTTTAATTACAGGTATTGTTTGAAACTTTACTTTTGGAACAGGCGTTAAATCTTCGCTTATTACTTTTCTTCTTTTTTCAACAGAAGCTTCTATAGCATTAAAAGGACATGCGGCCGCGCATTTTCCGCACATTGTGCATCTGTCGGAATTATATTCTATTTGCCATAATAACTCGTCTTTATTAAGTTCATTTACTTTTATTGTTGCCATCTTTCGACCCTCAAATCATTGTTAATTACTACTGTTTCTCTTTCGTGAGGGTAAATATCATCTTCCCAATTTCTTTCAGGCAAAATCTCGTTAATGCCTGTCACTTCGGA is a window of bacterium DNA encoding:
- a CDS encoding glutamate synthase-related protein, which produces MATIKVNELNKDELLWQIEYNSDRCTMCGKCAAACPFNAIEASVEKRRKVISEDLTPVPKVKFQTIPVIKQNINIQNFCRGCGICEKVCPNEAIKPVRNPDEKFAMKVRAYTGDSYKRGGRSNLHTSPRALDKIKIGRISQMTDPSLDAQRHTFEMLAPFGRVLPPEQIPFQNLNGHLELNTNLPPVRWIYPIILGDMSIGALSGRMWEALAIATAYMNEELGIPIRMCSGEGGMPIRLLKSRYLKYMILQIASGHFGWNRIINAMPDMVEDPAGVLIKIGQGAKPGDGGLLQAKKVARHIQEIRGVPKADLLSPPNHQGLYSIEESVQKMFLSLNAAFKFRVPVAIKVSASVTSISVYNNLLRDPYNIVGGFFLDGIFGGTGAAHEISLNHTGHPILSKLRDCYLGAVHQGKQGQIPLWAAGGLGMHGNLAADAFKMICLGANGVFTGKLLLQIAGCVGNDYGKCNACNTGLCPVGICTQNPVLVKRLDIDKVAENIVNYFIATDQEIKKLMAPIGNSSLPVGRSDALVTTDSSIAEKLKIQYAC